TGGTGAGGGAAGGGCGCCTGGAGCTTCGCCAGGACGGCGTGTTCCAGCCGATCTATCTTCGCCGCGGCCCGAAAGCCGGCGAAGCCGAGGACGATGAAGGAGGCCCCGGGCGTGAGTGAAGAGGAGAACGGCGCATCGCCGGAGGCCGAGGGCGGCACGATCGTCGATCCGCGCCGGCTGCACGAGGCGGCGAGGATCGCCGAGGCGCTGGTCTTCGCGTCCTCGAGCCCCGTGCCGGAGGCCTATATCGCCGACCGGCTGCCGGGCGGCGTGGACGTGCTGCATGTCATGCGCGAATTGAAGACGCTCTATGCCGGGCGCGGCGTCAATCTCGTGGCGGTGGACGATGCCTGGGCCTTCCGCACCGCGCCGGATTTGTCTTTCGTCATCCGCACCGACGAGACGGAGGTGCGCAAATTGTCGCGTGCCGCGCTCGAGGTGCTGTCGATCATCGCCTATCACCAGCCGGTGACGCGCGCCGAGATCGAGGATATTCGCGGCGTGCAGACCTCCAAGGGCACGCTGGACGTGCTGATGGAAGCGGGCTGGGTGCGTTTTCGCGGCCGCCGCCGCTCTCCGGGCCGCCCGGTGACCTTCGGCACGACGCGGGATTTTCTCGATCATTTCGGCCTGGAAGAGCTGCGCGACCTGCCGGGATTGGAGGAATTGAAGGGCGCGGGCCTGCTTTCCGGCCGCATTCCGTCGAATTTCCAGGTGCCGCTGCCACTCGGCGAGGACGAGTTGGCGGAGGACGAGGATCCGATCACCCAGCTCGACCTCGAGGAGCTCGGTCTCCTCGCACCGGGCGGGAAGGAAGAGGAATAGGCGGGGCGAAGGCGAGGACCCGCGTGCAGGAAAGAAATGCCGCCGGATTGCGCCACGTCACGGTTTCGGCTAACCAGCGCGACATACTGGTATTTGAAAAAGACGGCTGAACGTCTTAAATCGGGGTTCAGGTTTCTAAGGGAGTTACGGGAATGGGTTCTTTCAGCATCTGGCATTGGCTGATCGTTCTGGTGGTTGTGCTGCTGCTGTTCGGCCGCGGCAAGATTCCGGAACTCATGGGCGACGTCGCCAAGGGTATCAAGAATTTCAAGCAGGGCATGTCCGACGACGAAAAGGACAGCGCCGACCAGTCGAAGACGGTCGAGCACAAGGCTGACGAAGCCAAGTGACCGGTATTCGGCTGCGGATGACGGTCTGCGGCTTCTAAGGACAATATCCTATGCTTGATGTCGGCTGGACCGAGATACTCGTCATCGCCATCGTTCTGATCATCGTGGTGGGTCCGAAGGACCTGCCGCAGATGCTGCGGACGTTCGGCCGCATGGTGTCCAAGATGCGCGGCATGGCGAGCGATTTCCGCCAGCAGTTCGACGAGGCCTTGCGCGAGGCCGATCTCGACGATGTCAGGAAGACGATCGGCGAGGCGCAGAAGCTGAACCCGCTGAACTCCATCCGCGACGCGGTCAACCCGCTGCGGCAGATGGGCAACGAGATCAAGTCCGATCTCCAGAAGACGGTGAGCTCCTCCTCGACGTCGACACCGGCGTCCAGCCCGGCCGAAAGCATCTCCGATACGCCGGCCGCCGTGCCGTCAGAGGCGGGCAAGCCCGCCTCCGCCGAGCCGGTCGCGGCAGCCCCGCTGAAGACCGGCCCGACCGCCAGGACGGCAAAGAAGAAGCCCGCCGAGGCGGCCGTTAAGACGGCCAAGCCGCGCAAGGCGCCGGCCAAGGCCGAAGGCGAGGCGAAGCCCGCCGCCAAGGCTGACAGCAAGGCCGCGACCGCCAAGGCTCTGGCCACGCGGAAAGCCGCTGCCAAGCCGAAGACGACGAAGACCAAGAAGGGCGACGCATGAGCGGCGACATCGACGACAAGCCCCAGCCGCTCATCGAGCATCTGATCGAGCTTCGCCGCCGCCTGCTCTGGGCGGTCGGCGCGTTCTTCATCGCCTTCCTCGTCTGCTTCTATTTCGCCAAGCAGCTCTTCAACCTGCTCGTCCTGCCCTTCAAATGGGCGGTGGAATGGGCGGGGCTGACTCATCGCAATGTCGAGCTGATCTACACGGCGCCGCAGGAATTCTTCTTCACGCAGATCAAGGTCGCCATGTTCGGCGCGCTGGTCATCGCCTTTCCGGTGATCGCCCAGCAGATCTACAAGTTCGTCGCGCCCGGCCTCTACAAGAACGAGCGGGCGGCCTTCCTGCCGTTCCTGATCGCTTCGCCCATCCTCTTCCTCATCGGCGCGGCGCTCGTCTATTTCTTCTTCACGCCCATGGTCATGTGGTTCTTCCTCGCCATGGAGCAGGGCGGTGGCGAGGGGCAGGTCTCGATCCAGCTCCTTCCGAAGGTTTCCGAATATCTCGGCCTGATCATGTCGCTGATCTTCGCCTTCGGCCTCGTCTTCCAGCTGCCGGTCATCTCGTCGCTTCTGGTGCGCGCGGGCTTCATCGATACGCAGGCGCTGGTCAGCAAGCGCAAATACGCGATCGTCATCGCCTTCATCGTGGCCGCGGTGCTGACGCCGCCCGATCCGGTTTCCCAGATCGGTCTTGCGCTGCCGGCCATCCTTCTCTACGAGATTTCCATCTACACGGCCCGACTCATCGAACGGCAGCGGGCGCGCGCCTCGGAAGCGCAGAATGCGGAAAACGAGGTCGCTGCAACACCGGGCGAGGCCGACTGAGGTCTCGCCTGCGGCGTTGCCGCAGGGTCGCTGCCGGGCGCCGTCGGGTTTCATCCACGGAAAAAGCCTGGAACGACGATGCTTGATATCAAATGGATCCGCGACAATGCCGACGCTCTCGATGCCGCCTTGGCGAAGCGCGGCGCGAGCCCCCTTGCCAGAACGCTGATCGACCTCGACGAGAAGCGCCGCAGCGTCATCCAGACGGCGCAGGACATGCAGTCGCGCCGCAACGCCGCCTCCAAGGAGATCGGCGCGGCGATGGCGAGCAAGAACGCCGAGCTTGCCGAAAAGCTGAAGGCGGAAGTCTCTGCCATCAAGGACCAGCTTCCCGCCGCCGAGGAGGAAGAGCGCCAGGTCACCGCCGAGCTCAACGACGCGCTTGCGCGCATTCCCAACATCCCGCTCGACGACGTGCCGGTCGGCAGCGACGAGAAGGACAATGCCGAGACGCGCCGCTGGGGCGACAAGCCCGGCTGGAGCCACAAGCCCCTCGAACATTACGAGATCGGCGAGGCGCTCGGCTGGATGGATTTCGAGGCGGCCGCCCGCATCGCCGGCTCGCGCTTCACCGTGCTCAAGGGCCAGCTCGCGCGCCTCGAGCGGGCGCTCGGCCAGTTCATGATCGACATGCACACGCAGGAGCACGGCTATACGGAAGTCCATGCGCCGCTCCTCGTGCGCGACGACGCCATGTTCGGCACCGGCCAGCTTCCGAAATTCTCCGAAGACCTCTTCCGCACCACGGACGGCCGCTGGCTGATCCCGACCGCGGAAGTCTCGCTCACCAATCTCGTGCGCGAGGAAATCCTCGATCAGGAGAAGCTGCCGCTGCGCTTCACTGCGCTGACGCCGTGCTTCCGCTCGGAAGCGGGTTCGGCCGGCCGCGACACGCGCGGCATGCTGCGCCAGCACCAGTTCATGAAGTGCGAGATGGTCTCGATCACCGATGCGGACAGCTCGATCGACGAGCTGGAGCGCATGACGGCCTGCGCCGAAGAGGTGCTGAAGCGCCTCGGCCTGCATTACCGCGTCATGACGCTGTGTACCGGCGACATGGGCTTCGGCGCCCGCAAGACCTATGACCTCGAAGTCTGGCTGCCGGGACAGGACACGTTCCGCGAAATCTCGTCCTGCTCGGTCTGCGGCGATTTCCAGGCGCGCCGCATGAATGCCCGCTACCGCGGCAAGGACGAGAAGGCGACGCGCTTCGTCCATACGCTGAACGGTTCGGGCACGGCGGTCGGCCGCGCGCTGATCGCGGTGGTGGAAAATTACCTCAATGCCGACGGCTCGGTGACTGTGCCGGAGGCCCTGCTGCCCTATATGGGCGGTCTCAGGAAGATCGAGAAGGCCGCCTGAGGCGGGAGACGGAATGCGCATCCTTCTGACCAATGACGATGGTATCCATGCCGAGGGCCTTGCGGTCCTCGAGCGCATCGCACGCGAGCTGACGGACGATGTCTGGGTCGTCGCGCCCGAGACCGACCAGAGCGGCCTTGCCCATTCGCTGACGCTCTCCGAGCCGCTGCGCCTGCGCAAGATCGACGACAAGCGCTACGCGTTGCGCGGCACGCCGACGGACTGCGTCATCATGGGCGTGCGCGAAGTGCTCGACGAGAAGCCCGACCTCGTGCTGTCCGGCGTCAATGCCGGCGCCAACATGGCCGACGACGTCACCTATTCCGGCACCATCGCCGGCGCCATCGAGGGCACGTTGCAGGGCATCAAGTCCATGGCGCTGAGCCAGGCCTACAACCATGCCGGCGGCCGCGTCGTGCCGTGGGAAGTGGCGGAAAGCTTCGCGCCCAACCTCATCCGCCAGCTGATGGATGTGGAGCTGCCGGACTGGACCTTCTTCAACCTCAACTTCCCCAACTGCGCCCCCAAGGAGCTGCAGGGCGTCGAGGTGACCAGCCAGGGCAAGCTCGATTTCGGCCTGACGATCGACGAGCGCGCCGACGGCCGGGGCTTTCCCTATTACTGGCTGCGCTTCGGCGAGCGGAAGGGCGATTTCCGTGCCGGCACGGACATTCATGCGCTGAAGAACCACAAGATCTCGGTGACGCCGCTGAAACTCGACCTCACGGACTATACCGTGCTGGATCGCGTGAAGCGCGCGCTCGGCGGAAAGGGCGACGATTGAACACGGGGCGGGTGATCGAGAAGGAGGGTTTTGCCGCGCTGGCCCTGCGTCTGCGCGGTGAGGGCATCAACAATCTCGACCTCCTGACGGCCGTCGAACAGACGCCGCGCACGCTTTTCGTTCCGCCGCAATTCGCGGGCGAGGCCTATTCGAGCCGCCTCCTGCCGCTCGATTGCGGCTCCTTCATCGAAGGCATCGACCTTGCGGTCCGCCTGCTCCATCTCCTGAACCTCAAGGCCGGCCAGCGTGTGCTGGAACTCGGCACCGGCAGCGGCTTCACCGCCGCCGTCATGGGGCGCCTGACGGAACGCGTGCTGACCATCGACCGCTACCGCACGCTCGTCACCAATGCGCAGCAGTCCATCGAAAAGGCCGGCGTGCGCAATGTCATCGTGCGCCAGGCCGACGGCAGCAACGGCATGCCGGGCGAGGGGACCTTCGATCGCATCCTCGTCACCGCCGCCTTTCCCGCCCTGCCGCGCTTCTTCGCCGAACAGCTCGTCTCCGGCGGCATGCTGATCGCGCCCGTCATGGTCAGCGATACCGAGTGCCGCATGCTCAAGCTGGTCAAGACTGGCAGCCGCTTCGACCGAGAAGACCTCTTCGCGGTGCCCTATCTGCCCATCGTCCCGCAGATGGCGCGGGCGCTCTAAGCCCCTTTTTCCAGCCCATTATCCAAGCCCGGCAGGCCTTTGCCCGCTGAGTCCCGCGCCGTTTTTGCCGAAATTCCGGCGGGAGAGCGCCATGGTGCGTCTGCGTTGTCGGGAATCCCGCCGAAAATTCAGTGCGTTAACCTTTCGTTAAGAAACGCAAGCTTCGCGCAAGCTTCGGGGCGTAGCCCGGAAACGAAGCAGAAGGTTCCACGCAGAACGCCGGTTTCCCAGTTGGTTCGGCCGTTCCAATGGAGAGGGAAATGTACGTCTCGAACAGGATCGCCAGCGGCTCGACCGGCGACAGCCTCGCATATCTTGCGACGAAGGCTGCCGGGAATGCCGTCGAGGAGAATGCCGAGGCCGCCTCCACCGCGCAGCTTGCGGGCGGCAGCTACGACCCGTCCGCCCAGTCGGCCTGTCGGTCGATGCGCTGCTGGTGCTGAGCGTCGCCAAGGAAGAGGCGACTTACAGTCAGCCCGCCCTTACCGAGGCCGAGCGCGACAACCTCGACACGACGGACCTCGAAAAGCGCGAATACGCCGCCTACGGCCATTTCCTCGACGAGGGCGACCGCAAGGCCTATTACCGCGCCTATATCGAATATTTCGACAGCATGCCGTCGCAGGACCAGCGAAGCCCCCGCTATGCCGGCACCCGCGAGCCCGCGGTCTCGGCCCTGCGCGCCATCGCCTATAACGAGAGCGCGCTCGACATGACCGCGCCGGACGCCGCGCTGAAGAATGTCGGGGAGGGCGCGGAGCCCGATATTCGCCGGGCGACGCCCATCGCGTCGATCTTCCATCCGAGCCAGGGCGACTTCGAGAATGCCGCGCGGATCGTCGGCCGCATCTCGCGCGCCGACAGCATGTACGCGACCGGTTTCTGAACGGAACGACCGCGCTTTTGCCATGGTGCGCCGGCACCATGGTTATCAATTCACCAAAAACCCGTTGCGACTGCTCCGGCTTTAACCGGGCAGTAACTCTAACGCGCTTTAATCGGTCTACATCAAAGTAGCGTACCGATTGGGTTAGTCTCATGCGTAAGAGTGTATCGCCGAGTTTTGGTAGGACCGCGACCCGCCTGATGGCGGCGGCCCTGCTGGCAAGCGTCGCGACCGGGTGCAGCTCGGACGCAAGCCGCTTCGGCGGCCTCTTCTCCAGCTCCGGTCAGGATAACATGACCACGAGCTCGGTTCCGCGCCGCACGCTGTTCGGCGGCGGTGGCGATAATCCCGTTCCGCGCGGCGATATCGGCAACGGCGGCCAGCAATATGCCTCCGGCGGCCAGATGGGCTCGCGGGGCGAGGCGCTGAACCAGCCGTTCCCCGACCAGGGCAACATCTCCTACGATCCGATCAATACGGCCACGACCAGCGGCTCCGGCACGCGTTACGCCACGACGCCGATGAGCGTGCAGCGCGGCGAGCTGACCGATCCGACCGCCGGCCGTTCGGCCGAACGTCAGGCCTCTCTCGGCCAGGACCTGCCGCGCGCCAAGGCAAAGCCCGTCGATACGCTCACCACGGCGACGACGAAGGGCAAGAGCAACTGGTCGACGAACAATGCGCCGGTCGTCATGCTGCGCCAGGGCGAGAGCGTGAAGACGCTCGCCAACCGCTACGGCGTGCCGGAAAAGGAAATCCTCGCCGCCAACGGCCTGAAGCGCGCCTCCGACGCCGAGCCCGGCCAGCGGATCGTCATCCCGACCTTCAACACGACGGCAAGCGTTGCCAAGGCTTCGACCGACAGCACGCTCAAGGTCGACAACAGGCTGCCGTCGCCCGAGCGCAAGAACGGCGAGAATGTCGCGATCCTGCCGGGCACCACCACCCGTGACAAGGTGAAGTCGGAAAGCGGCCAGACCAATTCCAACCGCGCCGATGCCACTGAGGGCAACGGCAAGGGCGGCTACGAGGTCCAGCCGGGCGATTCGCTCGCCAAGATCGCGCGCAGCAACGGCGTCTCCGTAGAGGCGCTGAAGAAGGCGAACGGCATGCAGACCGCCTCCATCCGCATCGGCCAGAAGCTGGTCATTCCGGCCGGTGGCACTGCCGCGGAAACCGTGACGGACAAGACCGTGACCGCATCGGTTCCGGTCGCCAAGAAGATCGAGGCGGCCGAGAAGAAGCCGGAAGCCTACAAGGCGCCGGTGAAGACGGTTTCGGTCACCGAGGCGACGGAGAAGTCCGACGTGACGGATGCCGCGCCCGAATCGACCGGCATCGGCAAGTATCGCTGGCCGGTGCGCGGCGCGGTCATCGCCGGCTACGGCGCCAATGTCGACGGCAACCGCAATGATGGCATCGACATCTCCGTTCCGGAAGGCACGCCCATCAAGGCCGCCGAAAACGGCGTGGTCATCTATGCCGGCAGCAGCCTGAAGGAACTCGGCAACGCGGTCCTCGTGCGCCACGACGACGGCACGGTCACGGTCTACGGCCATGCCGGCGACCTGAACGTTCAGCGCGGCCAGAAGATCCAGCGCGGCCAGACGGTCGCCACCTCCGGCATGAGCGGCAACGCCACCCGACCGAAGGTTCATTTCGAGGTGCGCAAGAACGCCACCCCGGTCAACCCGATGACCTTCCTGGAATAGTCCGTTCCGGATCACAAAAAAGGATGCAAAGGCCCGGCTTGCCGGGCCTTTCCTGTTTCCGGCCTACTTGGTGAGCGACTTGCCGAGGCGGCCGGCGACGTCCTGGACATATTGCCAGGCGACACGGCCGGAGCGCGAGCCGCGCGTGGTCGCCCATTCGAGCGCCTCGGCGTGGAGCTGCTCCTTCGGCAGGTCGAGCTCGAAATGGCCGGCATAGCCGTCGATCATCTCGATATATTCGGCCTGGCTGCACTTGTAGAAGCCGAGCCACAGGCCGAATCGGTCGGAGAGCGAGACTTTCTCCTCCACGGCCTCTGAGGGATTGATCGCGGTCGACTGCTCGTTCTCGATCATGTTGCGGGGCAGGAGGTGCCGCCGGTTCGAGGTCGCATAGAGCAGCACGTTGTCCGGCCGGCCTTCCACGCCGCCGTCGAGCGCCGCCTTCAGCGACTTGTAGGACGTGTCGTCATGGTCGAACGACAGGTCGTCGCAGAAGATGATGACGGGGAAGGGCGTTTCCTTCAGCACCTCGAGCAGTGTCGGC
The Shinella zoogloeoides DNA segment above includes these coding regions:
- the tatC gene encoding twin-arginine translocase subunit TatC, with protein sequence MSGDIDDKPQPLIEHLIELRRRLLWAVGAFFIAFLVCFYFAKQLFNLLVLPFKWAVEWAGLTHRNVELIYTAPQEFFFTQIKVAMFGALVIAFPVIAQQIYKFVAPGLYKNERAAFLPFLIASPILFLIGAALVYFFFTPMVMWFFLAMEQGGGEGQVSIQLLPKVSEYLGLIMSLIFAFGLVFQLPVISSLLVRAGFIDTQALVSKRKYAIVIAFIVAAVLTPPDPVSQIGLALPAILLYEISIYTARLIERQRARASEAQNAENEVAATPGEAD
- the serS gene encoding serine--tRNA ligase; its protein translation is MLDIKWIRDNADALDAALAKRGASPLARTLIDLDEKRRSVIQTAQDMQSRRNAASKEIGAAMASKNAELAEKLKAEVSAIKDQLPAAEEEERQVTAELNDALARIPNIPLDDVPVGSDEKDNAETRRWGDKPGWSHKPLEHYEIGEALGWMDFEAAARIAGSRFTVLKGQLARLERALGQFMIDMHTQEHGYTEVHAPLLVRDDAMFGTGQLPKFSEDLFRTTDGRWLIPTAEVSLTNLVREEILDQEKLPLRFTALTPCFRSEAGSAGRDTRGMLRQHQFMKCEMVSITDADSSIDELERMTACAEEVLKRLGLHYRVMTLCTGDMGFGARKTYDLEVWLPGQDTFREISSCSVCGDFQARRMNARYRGKDEKATRFVHTLNGSGTAVGRALIAVVENYLNADGSVTVPEALLPYMGGLRKIEKAA
- a CDS encoding twin-arginine translocase TatA/TatE family subunit, with product MGSFSIWHWLIVLVVVLLLFGRGKIPELMGDVAKGIKNFKQGMSDDEKDSADQSKTVEHKADEAK
- the surE gene encoding 5'/3'-nucleotidase SurE, which gives rise to MRILLTNDDGIHAEGLAVLERIARELTDDVWVVAPETDQSGLAHSLTLSEPLRLRKIDDKRYALRGTPTDCVIMGVREVLDEKPDLVLSGVNAGANMADDVTYSGTIAGAIEGTLQGIKSMALSQAYNHAGGRVVPWEVAESFAPNLIRQLMDVELPDWTFFNLNFPNCAPKELQGVEVTSQGKLDFGLTIDERADGRGFPYYWLRFGERKGDFRAGTDIHALKNHKISVTPLKLDLTDYTVLDRVKRALGGKGDD
- the tatB gene encoding Sec-independent protein translocase protein TatB produces the protein MLDVGWTEILVIAIVLIIVVGPKDLPQMLRTFGRMVSKMRGMASDFRQQFDEALREADLDDVRKTIGEAQKLNPLNSIRDAVNPLRQMGNEIKSDLQKTVSSSSTSTPASSPAESISDTPAAVPSEAGKPASAEPVAAAPLKTGPTARTAKKKPAEAAVKTAKPRKAPAKAEGEAKPAAKADSKAATAKALATRKAAAKPKTTKTKKGDA
- the scpB gene encoding SMC-Scp complex subunit ScpB; translated protein: MKEAPGVSEEENGASPEAEGGTIVDPRRLHEAARIAEALVFASSSPVPEAYIADRLPGGVDVLHVMRELKTLYAGRGVNLVAVDDAWAFRTAPDLSFVIRTDETEVRKLSRAALEVLSIIAYHQPVTRAEIEDIRGVQTSKGTLDVLMEAGWVRFRGRRRSPGRPVTFGTTRDFLDHFGLEELRDLPGLEELKGAGLLSGRIPSNFQVPLPLGEDELAEDEDPITQLDLEELGLLAPGGKEEE
- a CDS encoding protein-L-isoaspartate(D-aspartate) O-methyltransferase — encoded protein: MNTGRVIEKEGFAALALRLRGEGINNLDLLTAVEQTPRTLFVPPQFAGEAYSSRLLPLDCGSFIEGIDLAVRLLHLLNLKAGQRVLELGTGSGFTAAVMGRLTERVLTIDRYRTLVTNAQQSIEKAGVRNVIVRQADGSNGMPGEGTFDRILVTAAFPALPRFFAEQLVSGGMLIAPVMVSDTECRMLKLVKTGSRFDREDLFAVPYLPIVPQMARAL
- a CDS encoding ATP-binding protein, giving the protein MGRINAALERLAGPAPVVNDWNAADVFVWAPARLHAQPVKRPNRIDIDLIRGVDHVRDILVDNTVRFARGLPANNVLLWGARGMGKSSLVKSVHALAAQETGSGLKLIEVHREDIATLPTLLEVLKETPFPVIIFCDDLSFDHDDTSYKSLKAALDGGVEGRPDNVLLYATSNRRHLLPRNMIENEQSTAINPSEAVEEKVSLSDRFGLWLGFYKCSQAEYIEMIDGYAGHFELDLPKEQLHAEALEWATTRGSRSGRVAWQYVQDVAGRLGKSLTK
- a CDS encoding peptidoglycan DD-metalloendopeptidase family protein, which gives rise to MRKSVSPSFGRTATRLMAAALLASVATGCSSDASRFGGLFSSSGQDNMTTSSVPRRTLFGGGGDNPVPRGDIGNGGQQYASGGQMGSRGEALNQPFPDQGNISYDPINTATTSGSGTRYATTPMSVQRGELTDPTAGRSAERQASLGQDLPRAKAKPVDTLTTATTKGKSNWSTNNAPVVMLRQGESVKTLANRYGVPEKEILAANGLKRASDAEPGQRIVIPTFNTTASVAKASTDSTLKVDNRLPSPERKNGENVAILPGTTTRDKVKSESGQTNSNRADATEGNGKGGYEVQPGDSLAKIARSNGVSVEALKKANGMQTASIRIGQKLVIPAGGTAAETVTDKTVTASVPVAKKIEAAEKKPEAYKAPVKTVSVTEATEKSDVTDAAPESTGIGKYRWPVRGAVIAGYGANVDGNRNDGIDISVPEGTPIKAAENGVVIYAGSSLKELGNAVLVRHDDGTVTVYGHAGDLNVQRGQKIQRGQTVATSGMSGNATRPKVHFEVRKNATPVNPMTFLE